CCGCAGCCGAAGGTAGGCTGCATGATGCGCTCGCCCGGCACCGTGGACAGGATGATGCCGAGGCTCTCGCGAATGTCGGTTTCCGCTTCAACCATTTGCGTACGGCCATTCGCTGCGCTATCACCGAAACGCGGGGGAAACGACCACCCGGTGCCGAGAAACGATTTGTCTGTGCTCATGCGTAGTCCCCGCGCCTCACCCGCCGATCATCACCGTCGGACAGCCCATGACGATCGCGCCGCCATGGGCGCACGTGTCGCCAACGCGAGCGGCCGGTTTGCCGCCGATCATGACGGTCGTCGAACCCATGACGATGCTGTCCGGCGGCCCGACGCAGATGCAGTTGTCCGTCACGACCGCCGCAGGCAGCTTGCCGACAAGCACGGTCGGTACGCACGGGCCGATGATCGGGCCGCCGACGTGAGGAATCGGCGCCGGTACGGCAGGCGTCTGCATCGGGCAGGTGTGCATGTCGGTCAGTCTGGCGGCCATCGGCATGGCGCAGTCTCCTCGGTAATTCGTTCTGTTCGTGCCTCATTGACTGAGGCGGCTGAGGTAGTTGACGGGGGGCGAACTTCGTCGTGCGTGCTTCTGCCTCGCCGTCAGCGGCGCCTCAGTTGATCATCACCAGCGCTCCCTTGACCGTCGTCTGCCCGCTCGCGGACAACTCCGCGGTGGCCGATCCCTTCGCCGTAAAACCGACATTGGCGGTGCTCGTGATGTTGAGTGCTTCGCTCTTGAGATCGGCCTTCGCGGACTGCTCGATGTTTCCGAGCGCGCTGATGCTGACCTTGCCCTGCGCGTTGATGACAATGTCCTTGGGGCTGTCGAGCGTGATGCCGTCCGGCGTCATCCGGATCTTGTTGCCGTTCTGGTCGGTCAGGCAGATCGACCTGGCGTCGTCGCTCATCTCGATGGTGTTCTTCTGCGGGGTCACCAGCGTAATGACCTTCTTCTCGTCGTCGAAGATCACCTTGAGCAGGCCCTTCGTCCACAGCGCCTTGGTGTAATTTTCGGCCGTCAGTTCGTACGGCATTTTGCGCTGGCTGCTGTAGACGCTCCCCAGCACCACCGGATAGGACGGATCGCCGTTGAGGTATCCGAGAATCACCTCGTCACCGATTTCCGGAATGAAGAACGCTCCGATGTCCGAAGATCCGTAGAAACTCGCCAGCCGCGCCCATACGCCGACCGTCTCCGCCTGCAAGACCTGCACGGCGACCTGAATGCGGTACTGACTCTCGGGGTCCGCATCGAGCTTCATGACCTTGCCAATCTGCAACCCGCCCACGCCGGGCAGCAGCCCGGACGCCATGACGTCACTCGCCCCGCGACGCTCGGAAAAGCGCTCCGGCGACATGCCGAACTCGACTTCCGTAATCCAGTTGCCGTCCGAGATGCGATGCTGCACGCCACTCACGAAGACACTGCCGCTGAACCGTTTCCCCACGCCTGCCAGTTCGATCATCGCGCCCGGTTTGGCCAGCGCGCTGCCCTGAAACGACATTCGCCCGCGAATTCGCGCAAGCGCCGCGCGCATTTGGGTCGCGTCGCCCCAGGACCTGAGGTCATCCGACGGCACCGGCACCGTCGATTGCAGACGGAACGTCGACGGCCCCGCCACGGCGGCCAACGTCGACGCACTCAGGTTGCCCTGCGCGTAGAGCGAGACCGGCGCAGAGGTCTGCTGCACCATGGCCTGCGTGCCAGGGTCCCACGCCGCGGCAACCACGCTTTGTAATTGCGTACGCGCGTCGATGTCCGCCGAGAACGACATGAGGTCGATACCGTAAGTCACCTTCAGTACCGCCGCCGACGACGTCTGGGGTGCCTTGACGATGACCGTGCCGTTGTCGTCGGCGATGACCAGCGCGCCGTTCGCTTCGGCCCGCAGCAGCATGAAGTCCCAGTCGGTGCTGTAGAACTGCACGATTTCCTTGTGCTGCGTGGTCGTCGCCGCCACGTCCGCCGTCGCCCCGGCCTTCTCGATCAACTGGCTCAGAATGTCACTGTCCTTCATGTCGACGTAATTGGCGTTGTTGCAGCCGATCGTCATCTTCACGGCCTTGTGGCGACACTCCACGACCAGCCGCGCCTCGTTCCGCTCGGAAATCCGTATGCTGTGACGGATCACCACACCGTCGAAGATCGGCATCGCACTCGACCCATACCCTGCACTGATAACGATGGCCGCGCCCGGCGCGAACGTTTCCAGATCGCTGACGGGGAAGTCGTTGTCGGGCATGTCGCCGTCGAGAATGTCGATGCGTGCCTGGCACACGCGACCGACGGCACGCTCGATGTCCACGGCAATCACGCGAATCGTGTCGGCAATGGCGTTGCCGTTGCTCGTGATGGAGAGCTTGAGCACGGCGCTGGTATTGAGGGCGGGAGAATCGGCCATGGGATCAGACGAGCGGCGGGAAGCGCAGCATCGTGCCCGGTTCGAGCTTGCGAAAGCCCGTCAGGTTGTTGATGCGCGCGACCTCGCGGTAATACGACGGGTCGTTGTAGATACGGTTGCAAAGCAGCGGCAAGGTGTCGCCCGCCTTGACTTCCACGAGATGGCTCAGGTCCGGCGAGCTGAGATTCGCGCGCAGCGAACTCTCCGTCGCACTCACCCAGCCGACGATACCCAGCGTCACGCGTGCTCGCAGCGGTTCGCCCGTGGGTTTGAACATCGTGTAATCGAGCCCGATCGACTCGACTCGCCCAAAGAAAATGAAGGTGCCCCACAGCAGGCGCACGTAATTCGGCTCATGCTTCTTGCCGTCGTATTTGTAGATCACCGCCAGCATGGCGTCGATCATGTCTTTGACCGTGCGCGATCCCGTGCCGTCCACCACGCCCGTGCCGTCGAGCACGAGATTCTCGATGGTGATGGTCTCGGGGCGCACGGCACTGAAACGCGGGGTGGCGCTCGGCTGACCCAGCGTCTGCTTCTTGTTGTATTCGATGCTCAGCTTGCGTTTGTAGCCCACGGGGTTGATCAACGCTTCGAACGGCGCGCGACTGCCGTCGACCGAAATCTGCCCGCTGGATACCGTGCACGGCGCAATGCTGAACTTGCGTCGGGTGAGACTCGTCGCCACGGCTTAGCGCTCCCTCGCACGTTCGAGCATCTCGCGCACCAGCGCGCGGCATTGCGCAAGCAGTTCGCTGCGCGCCTGTTCGTCGAACGTGTAAGTCGTTGCGGACTCGTCTTCCATGGTGGCCGGCAGGCCGGCGTGGTCCGCCGCGCGCTGCACCACCGTCGATTTGATGCTTAGATGGCCGATTTCGATTGGCATCGCCAAATCCCCGGAATTCGCTGATTCGTGTTACGCCATGCGCGTCGAGTATGTGTAGCTCAACACGATCTTCTCGATGGCGACTTCGTTTTTGGTCGAGCCGAAACTCTCGATTTCCCACTTCACCGGATAAGCGTTCGCGAACGTCCAGATGCGAATCGGCAGATGCAGTTCGTCGAGCAACTGCACCATCAGCGACTGCGGCCGTATCGGCACGATGAACTCGCCTTCGAACACCGAACGGCACCACATCACCAGCGGCGACGTCACGGAGGCAATGCCGCGTTTGAGTTCCAGAGGCGGATGCTTCACGCCTTTGGGCAGCGTGTGGACGAACCGGTTCTCGCCGCCCTCCGGCACCGATTCGGTATCGACTTCCGTACTGATGCCGGAGACGTCCCGAAACGACGCATCGACGGCGCCCGCCGTGGAGGCGAACATCACACGGAAGTGAAAGGCGGACGGCGGATAGGGATCGAACGGCGATGACGGCATGTCGGCAAATCGGGAAGCGGGAAATCGGGAAAGCGGGACTCGGCGCTGGCGGCCCGTGATGCGGGCGCACCAGCGTGGCGACGCCAGCTCAGCTGTTGGCGATCGTCAGACCTTCGTGCACGATCTCGATGGTCTCGATGGCGACTTCGTTGCCTTCGGACTTCAGATCGGTGCCGGTGATCTTCGTGGGCCATGCGTTGGCGAGCGTCCAGACCATCGTGGGCTTGCCCGCCTCGTCGAGCAGACTGATCGTGACCGGCACCCGTTTGATCGTGTTCATCTTGATCTGGTTGAACCAGTCCCAGAACTTGTTATCGGACTTGAACACGCCCTTCTTCATGGTCACGTTGCCGTACTTCTTCATGCCCGGCATCTTGATGACGGAGAATTCCGGGCTATCGCCATGGCGGTACTTGATTTCTTCGGACTGGACGTCAAGTCCGCTGACTTCCTGAAACGACATGACCTGCGAATCCCACTTCACCTGGAAGTAGAACTTCGGAAGGGGCCAAACCGTGGTGGATTGTTTCGAACCATCGTCTGCCATCACACACCTCGTCTATTGATTGCATGCGGAAAATGCCGGACGGCACAGGCATCGCACGTGGCGCTACCGTGCCACGCCCGGCCAAGCGGGTCGTGCCAGGTCGGCATCAGGACTTCTGCATCTGTTGCTGGAACGTCAGCTCGATGAACTCGGCCGGACGGCTCACTGCCACCAGCACCGTCACCTTGAGCATGCCTTCGAGAATGTCCTCGCCGGTCATCGTCTCGCCCAATCCGACGAACACCTGGAAGGCGTCGTCCGGGCTCGCCCCCGCCAGCCCGCCGCGCTTCCACACACTGGTGAGAAAGTTGCGCACCATGCTCTTGATCGTCACCCACGTGTTGGCGGTGTTCGGCTCGAACACGTAGGCCTTGCAGGCCAGGCGCAGCGATTCCTCGATCATGATCATCGTGCGGCGCACGCTCAGGTAGCGCCAGTCAAGGCTGTTGCCGTCGAGCGTACGCGCGCCCCAGACGAGCACCCCTTCGCCGATGAAGCTGCGAATCGCGTTGACGGACTTGCCCGAAGTCGGCACGTTCAGGTCTTCCTGATCGGCGTTGGAGATGTTCACGCTCGGCGAAACGACACCGTTCAGGCTGATGTTCGCGGGTGCCTTCCACACGCCGCGGGTGTTGTCGACGAGCGTGTACAGCCCCGCCATGCCCGCGGCCGGTGGCATCAGGTTGACTTTCTTCTGAAGCGCCTGAAGCACCTGAACGTAGACGTTGCTGATGACGCTCAACGTCTTGTGCAGCGTGGCGATGTCGTCCTTCGACATTGGCGCCGCAGCCTTGGCATCGCCGCCATCGGCCGGGGCCGTGCCGGCGTCGCCCTGCGCGGCGGGGGCCGCCCTCGTCAACTTGGCAACAACCGATTTGACCTGCGCCGCTTTCGCCTTGTCGGCGGGCGACGCGCTTGCGGGCGGGTTGATGACTGCGTCGAGTTCCGCCGTGATCAGTGTCTGGAGTTGCGCCGGATTGGCAATCTTCGTGAAGTCGAGATCCTTGTCCGTCACGATGGACGTGTTGACCCACGGGTAGTACGCCGCACCGAAATCGAGGAACGACGTGCCGACGTCGTCGCGGAAGTTCGTGATGCAGTCGCCGCCGGGCGCCTGGCGGTCCCACATGCCGTCGAATACGTCGAGAATCGCGAACCGGTTACGCATGGTGTAACCGCAATGCTGGAGCATGTGCGTCTGCACCTTGGCGCAGTCCTGACGCGAAAGACGCACGGCATCCGGCACGAGCACCATCGTCGGCTCCTGCTCCTTGACGAGTGCGTCGATGCCCGCCGTCAGCTTGTCCGAATCGACGTCGCCGTCGGCGTAGGTGCCGACCGAGACGATGTAGCACGGGCCACCGCCGTTCTGGAAGAAGAGCAGCATGCTGTAGTACAGCAGATACTCCTTCGCTTGCGCCGTGAACTTGAATGGCTTGCGCGCGCCCACGGCGCCGATGAAGAGATCGGTGACGACCGGACGTGCGGGCGCCGCGTCCCCGCCGCCGGCATCGCCACCGGCGTCGGCCGGAGCATCGGCGGCGGCCTTGCCGGCTGCGACGGCATCGAGCGAATAGGTGGTCGGCGGCGGTCCACCGAAGTACATGAGGAATTCGGCCATCGAGCTGATACGCCACGGCGTACCGGCAAGCGGTGTGCCCTTGTTGTCGGCGAATTGCGTGTAGCCGATGAACGCGGGCACCGCCGTGGCGACTTCGACCACGGAGTTGGGAAATGCGTTTTGCTCGACTACGTACACGCCTGGTGTTTTGTATTGCGCCATGAGTTCACCTCGGTCATCGATGTCAATTGACGTAGATCTCGGATACCAGTACTGCCCGGCTTTGCGCCGCTTGCTCAGCTTCCTGCGGTTTCTGCACCTTCGGCGTCTTCTGCGTCAGGCTGCCGATGTCGGCATTGGGCAGTCTCCGGATCAACACGCGTTCACCCGACCGGCCCCGTTCCCGCAACTGAAATCGCTGCGGGTACTGCTGCTGCATTGCGATCTCCTGCTCGCTCTCGAAAATCACTGCCCGGCGCCCGCCCGGGCGCGCCTCGCTGCCGACGTTGACGAAACTCACCTTCTCGTCGAGGTCGACGACGCTCAACACCCCCGCGTCCGGCGCGCACACGTAGTAGTAGCGCCAGCAACTGGCGCGCGCGGCGAAGTTCGCGACGTAATCGACGCCGGTCGCGCCGGCCGCCGCCACGTGATCGGCAAGATCGATCCGGGCGACGAGTACCGGGGGATTCACTCGGTCGGTGCGATCGAGTTCGCACGCGAGCGCCGGTGCATCGACGCGAACGGCGTCGGTTGCCTCGATGCACGCTCCGGCATGCAGACGACGCAACGGCGCCGGCCCCTCGACGGCAACGCTCGCCCCGCTGCCGACGACATAGACCGACGATCTGTCCGGCGATACCGGTTGCGTGCAAAGCGCAAATTCGGTGTCCTGTGCATACCACTTGAACGTGGCGACCGCGTCGCCGGGCCCGATGGCATCGAGCAGCACATCGCGCCGGTTCTCCATGCAGAACACGGCGACACCTTGCCGGTGCGCCCGCACCAGCAAATCGCGACGGCTTACCCACTGCGCTGTCGCAGGCGTGGGCGCATGGCGAAGCCACACGTGCGGCGTGGGCCAGTACGCGTGAGTGACGTCGACAGTGAATAGCCGCGTGTAGCCCGGCACCACTGGCGCGGAAGCCGACGTAGGCATGCCCGCGATTCCGCTCAGTGATTGAGCGCCGGCACCGGCGCGCGCACGGTCGGCACAGTGCCGGTGATGTCGTCGGTGTCCGGCGCCATCAAACGCACTTTGTAAAGTACGGACGGCAGATACCTGCCGCCGAGCATCGTCCAGAGATTGCTGAGTTCGCGGATATTCAGGTTTTCGATCTCGAGCACGAGACGGTCGATACGGGGATCGAGCGACGGCGAGGATCGATGGTCGAAAACCGGATGGCGTTGGAAGAAGGCGATGGCGCCGGAGACGAGTTTCAGGGCGTCTTCGTAATTACCGCCGGTGAAATTGGCGGCGACCATCAGATAGAGATTCAGATAAAGCGGTGCGACGCCGAGCGATTGGCGCGCATTGCCCGCATCCCCGGCAATGCCCTTGCGCACCGGTCCGGTATCCCGTTCGATATGCGTGAGAATGACAACCAGACGGTTGTTCGTGTTTGCGACGGCCTGTCCGTTGACGTCGACCAGCCCGGACATCGTCGCGATGTCTTCGGTGAGCGCGTAGGCTTGCCTGAGATATTCGTTAAGCCGCCCTGTCAGGTGGCTCACAGCAGCGTTAATCATGGTTCCCCGATACCCTTTCGCAATGCGGTTGCAAAAACTGATTCGGTACAACACTTTCGACTACTGGAACTGGCGTGTCGCAAATTTTCCTACATCGTCTCGTACGGCGAAACGCAACGATCTGGATTCCTGAGCGTTATTTCGGTGCTCGCTGAATTCGCGTTTGATTTTTTGCTGCGGAACTTTAGCACAAGCGCGTAACGAATAGCGCGCTCGCTAAAAAAACGTCATGAACGGTTCGCCTTACACGAGGTATCGCACGACGCAAAAAGAAATTCCTTACGGCGGCGCGGATAAAGTGGTTCGCGGCGGGCGCGCGGTCCGGTGCATGCGTCTTACTGGTTGGCATGACGATGTAATGACGTGCGTCTGGCGAGCACTTCGTCGCGCGGACCGGCATCGACGACACGCCCGCTTTCCATCACGACGATGGTGTCGAAGCGCTCCAGCAGGCCTGGCCGGTGCACCGATGCGACGATGCACGCCGTAGGGAACGCCGCGTACATCCGCTCGAAGACCCTCGCCTCGGCCAGCGGATCGAGCGCGCTGGTTGGCTCATCCAGAAGCAGCAGCGAACTGCCCTGCGCCGCCAACACGCCGCGCGACAAGGCAAGCCGCTGACGCTGGCCGCCCGAGAGATTGCCGCCGCGCTCGTTCAGGGCACTGGCCAGGCCGTCGGGCATCGTTTGCAGAACGTCGTCGAACACGCCGGCGTGCACGGCGCTCCGCAAAGCATGGGCATCTGCCGGTTCACCGAACGTCAGGTTCTCCTCGACGCTCGCTTCGAAGACTTCGGCCTCTTGCGGAATCAGCGTTGCCAGCGTACGCAACTCGGCCCAGTCGGTCGTCACGCTGTCTCGTTGCAGTTCCCCTTGCCGGGGAATGTAGAGGCCTGCGAGCACGCGTAGCAATGTGCTCTTGCCGCCGCCGCTCGGGCCGATGAGCGCCACACGCGCGCCGCGCCGAAGCACGAGATCCACGCCGCGCAGGCCGCCGCGCGCATCGTCGGCATAGCGCCATGACACGCCATGCAGCGTGAGCGTGTCCCATGGCGCATCGGGCACGACGGCGGGCACTGCAGCGTCGGGGTCGCCCGGCGCCTCCCAGATCGGTTCGGCGCTGCCGTAGTCGGTGTGCATGCGCGCGAAGCTCTGGAAGTTCGACGCCATGGCGCCGACCACCGTAGCCGCCTGCTGCGCGTATTGATAAATCATGAAAACCGTGCCGAGCATCACGGCTTGTCTCGGCTCGCGAGACTGCAATACATAGACGACGACCAGGATCCAGGTCAGTCCCATGCCGAGGATGTCAACCGCGAACCACTTGCCTTCGTTGACCGTCACCGCGCGCCGCAGCGGGGTCATCACGGCGTCGAGGCGATGCCCGAGGAGTTTGCGCGACGCGGCCTGAAGGCGCAGCCCGATCACCGTCCCGGCATTGCCGACGAAGTCGAGCAGCGCGGCGGCATAGCGGCGCTCCGCATCGTTCTCCGCGCGTGCGAGCTGCATCAGCACGCGGTCGAAACGCAGGATGATGACGGCAATAACGACGTAACCCGACACCGCGATCACGCCGCTCGTGCCCGAGAGCAGCGTCAATGCGACCAGCGGGCCGACGAAGTTGAATACGCTCTGGAGGTAGCCGAACTGATTCTGCGCGAAGTCGGAGAGCGCGCGACTCGACTGAACCACCCGGTGCTGCAATTCGCCGGAGTGCCGCCCGTCGCGCCATGCCAACGGCGCGGCGGCAATACGTGCGTATAACTCGTGCGCCAACCGCACGCGCACGCGAACCCCGACATTGCGCTCAAGGATCCGCCCCGGGCC
This is a stretch of genomic DNA from Pandoraea faecigallinarum. It encodes these proteins:
- a CDS encoding phage tail protein codes for the protein MPSSPFDPYPPSAFHFRVMFASTAGAVDASFRDVSGISTEVDTESVPEGGENRFVHTLPKGVKHPPLELKRGIASVTSPLVMWCRSVFEGEFIVPIRPQSLMVQLLDELHLPIRIWTFANAYPVKWEIESFGSTKNEVAIEKIVLSYTYSTRMA
- a CDS encoding ATP-binding cassette domain-containing protein, producing the protein MTAPDSSSRKPAIGLGGAARDLYRALWCHARGTRSHLLGAAALLSAAQLLRLTMPWLAAQAINALQQGNMALAGRWIAYLVGVYLLSWLLHGPGRILERNVGVRVRVRLAHELYARIAAAPLAWRDGRHSGELQHRVVQSSRALSDFAQNQFGYLQSVFNFVGPLVALTLLSGTSGVIAVSGYVVIAVIILRFDRVLMQLARAENDAERRYAAALLDFVGNAGTVIGLRLQAASRKLLGHRLDAVMTPLRRAVTVNEGKWFAVDILGMGLTWILVVVYVLQSREPRQAVMLGTVFMIYQYAQQAATVVGAMASNFQSFARMHTDYGSAEPIWEAPGDPDAAVPAVVPDAPWDTLTLHGVSWRYADDARGGLRGVDLVLRRGARVALIGPSGGGKSTLLRVLAGLYIPRQGELQRDSVTTDWAELRTLATLIPQEAEVFEASVEENLTFGEPADAHALRSAVHAGVFDDVLQTMPDGLASALNERGGNLSGGQRQRLALSRGVLAAQGSSLLLLDEPTSALDPLAEARVFERMYAAFPTACIVASVHRPGLLERFDTIVVMESGRVVDAGPRDEVLARRTSLHRHANQ
- the vgrG gene encoding type VI secretion system tip protein VgrG, which gives rise to MADSPALNTSAVLKLSITSNGNAIADTIRVIAVDIERAVGRVCQARIDILDGDMPDNDFPVSDLETFAPGAAIVISAGYGSSAMPIFDGVVIRHSIRISERNEARLVVECRHKAVKMTIGCNNANYVDMKDSDILSQLIEKAGATADVAATTTQHKEIVQFYSTDWDFMLLRAEANGALVIADDNGTVIVKAPQTSSAAVLKVTYGIDLMSFSADIDARTQLQSVVAAAWDPGTQAMVQQTSAPVSLYAQGNLSASTLAAVAGPSTFRLQSTVPVPSDDLRSWGDATQMRAALARIRGRMSFQGSALAKPGAMIELAGVGKRFSGSVFVSGVQHRISDGNWITEVEFGMSPERFSERRGASDVMASGLLPGVGGLQIGKVMKLDADPESQYRIQVAVQVLQAETVGVWARLASFYGSSDIGAFFIPEIGDEVILGYLNGDPSYPVVLGSVYSSQRKMPYELTAENYTKALWTKGLLKVIFDDEKKVITLVTPQKNTIEMSDDARSICLTDQNGNKIRMTPDGITLDSPKDIVINAQGKVSISALGNIEQSAKADLKSEALNITSTANVGFTAKGSATAELSASGQTTVKGALVMIN
- a CDS encoding DUF5908 family protein, with protein sequence MPIEIGHLSIKSTVVQRAADHAGLPATMEDESATTYTFDEQARSELLAQCRALVREMLERARER
- a CDS encoding PAAR domain-containing protein produces the protein MPMAARLTDMHTCPMQTPAVPAPIPHVGGPIIGPCVPTVLVGKLPAAVVTDNCICVGPPDSIVMGSTTVMIGGKPAARVGDTCAHGGAIVMGCPTVMIGG
- a CDS encoding DUF4255 domain-containing protein, which codes for MINAAVSHLTGRLNEYLRQAYALTEDIATMSGLVDVNGQAVANTNNRLVVILTHIERDTGPVRKGIAGDAGNARQSLGVAPLYLNLYLMVAANFTGGNYEDALKLVSGAIAFFQRHPVFDHRSSPSLDPRIDRLVLEIENLNIRELSNLWTMLGGRYLPSVLYKVRLMAPDTDDITGTVPTVRAPVPALNH
- a CDS encoding phage tail sheath family protein, with the translated sequence MAQYKTPGVYVVEQNAFPNSVVEVATAVPAFIGYTQFADNKGTPLAGTPWRISSMAEFLMYFGGPPPTTYSLDAVAAGKAAADAPADAGGDAGGGDAAPARPVVTDLFIGAVGARKPFKFTAQAKEYLLYYSMLLFFQNGGGPCYIVSVGTYADGDVDSDKLTAGIDALVKEQEPTMVLVPDAVRLSRQDCAKVQTHMLQHCGYTMRNRFAILDVFDGMWDRQAPGGDCITNFRDDVGTSFLDFGAAYYPWVNTSIVTDKDLDFTKIANPAQLQTLITAELDAVINPPASASPADKAKAAQVKSVVAKLTRAAPAAQGDAGTAPADGGDAKAAAPMSKDDIATLHKTLSVISNVYVQVLQALQKKVNLMPPAAGMAGLYTLVDNTRGVWKAPANISLNGVVSPSVNISNADQEDLNVPTSGKSVNAIRSFIGEGVLVWGARTLDGNSLDWRYLSVRRTMIMIEESLRLACKAYVFEPNTANTWVTIKSMVRNFLTSVWKRGGLAGASPDDAFQVFVGLGETMTGEDILEGMLKVTVLVAVSRPAEFIELTFQQQMQKS
- a CDS encoding phage tail protein, which encodes MADDGSKQSTTVWPLPKFYFQVKWDSQVMSFQEVSGLDVQSEEIKYRHGDSPEFSVIKMPGMKKYGNVTMKKGVFKSDNKFWDWFNQIKMNTIKRVPVTISLLDEAGKPTMVWTLANAWPTKITGTDLKSEGNEVAIETIEIVHEGLTIANS